The following proteins come from a genomic window of Flammeovirga pectinis:
- a CDS encoding 3'-5' exonuclease family protein encodes MENKILVVDIETTGFLNQGGHIAEIGIVELDLQTGAKEIIFDEVCHEKGMTLESVQNSWIVSNGFMTVEEIRHSKNLEVYRSQLQDIFNQYRTGATAYNRSFDFDFLESRRFQFPSKLPCPMELSTDICKVSWNDYYQKWKWPKVEEAYDFFFPDNDYTELHRGADDAFHEADIVMELYRRGVLEI; translated from the coding sequence ATGGAAAATAAGATACTAGTAGTAGATATTGAAACAACAGGCTTCCTCAATCAAGGTGGCCATATTGCCGAAATTGGCATCGTGGAATTAGATCTACAAACAGGAGCTAAAGAGATAATCTTTGATGAAGTTTGCCACGAGAAAGGAATGACTTTGGAGAGTGTTCAAAATAGTTGGATAGTAAGTAATGGTTTTATGACTGTGGAGGAAATTAGACACAGCAAAAACCTGGAAGTATACCGAAGCCAACTTCAAGATATTTTTAATCAGTACCGAACAGGAGCTACAGCATATAATAGATCTTTCGATTTTGATTTCTTAGAAAGTAGACGTTTTCAATTTCCTTCAAAACTTCCTTGTCCAATGGAGCTATCAACAGATATTTGTAAGGTATCTTGGAATGATTATTACCAAAAATGGAAATGGCCAAAAGTAGAAGAAGCTTATGATTTTTTCTTTCCTGATAATGATTATACCGAACTGCATAGAGGAGCAGATGATGCTTTTCATGAAGCAGATATTGTAATGGAATTGTATAGGAGAGGGGTTTTGGAGATTTGA
- a CDS encoding transposase: MISLSTFSSFGSFEFDGFSVDESNIVKKRIIHLKSISPSGKCPCCHTESNAKHSYYVRNLKDLSWSDSSVEVSLKVKKFYCKNIHCSRKIFTERFTQEIQPYARSTTRLQHQLMVLGLTIGVRALQRISSHLQLEYSTSPLLCFAHLFQVNDTNELTINCLGIDDWAFKKQVSYGTILVDLETRQPIALLPDRKVETVSKWLLAHPEIKIITRDGSSSYASAATKGAPHTHIQDNPQTRHSSISPLN; this comes from the coding sequence ATGATATCACTCTCTACCTTTTCTAGTTTTGGTTCATTTGAATTTGATGGGTTCTCTGTCGATGAATCTAATATTGTAAAGAAAAGAATCATTCATTTAAAATCTATATCTCCTTCTGGAAAATGTCCTTGTTGTCATACAGAAAGTAATGCGAAACATAGCTATTATGTACGTAATCTCAAAGATTTATCCTGGTCAGATTCTAGTGTTGAAGTTTCCTTAAAAGTGAAAAAATTCTACTGTAAAAATATTCATTGTTCGAGGAAGATTTTTACTGAACGTTTTACTCAAGAAATACAACCTTATGCCCGTTCTACAACTAGATTACAACATCAATTAATGGTTTTAGGACTTACAATAGGTGTACGAGCATTACAACGAATATCATCACATCTTCAATTAGAATATTCCACTTCACCTTTGTTGTGTTTTGCTCATTTGTTTCAAGTGAATGACACTAATGAACTCACTATTAATTGTTTAGGTATTGATGATTGGGCGTTTAAAAAACAAGTTTCCTATGGTACTATTTTAGTGGATTTGGAAACTAGACAACCCATAGCTTTACTTCCTGATAGAAAAGTAGAGACCGTAAGTAAGTGGTTATTAGCACATCCTGAAATTAAAATAATTACCCGTGATGGGTCCAGTAGTTATGCATCAGCAGCAACAAAAGGAGCTCCTCACACCCACATTCAAGATAACCCACAAACCCGCCATAGCTCTATTTCACCCTTAAACTAA
- a CDS encoding transposase encodes MNQVNRCLFLHSNERTTEESTFIEALYDKIPHLEKLRKRYFEYRNIFLSKLPDKLPTWLASAKELSIEGLTRLVGGIERAMEAVKNAAIYELTNGQVEGQVNKLKMIKRKGYGRAKLPFLEKQMMILNEL; translated from the coding sequence ATGAATCAGGTAAATAGATGCTTATTTCTTCATAGTAACGAAAGAACTACGGAAGAATCTACATTTATAGAAGCACTTTATGATAAAATTCCTCACTTAGAAAAGTTACGTAAACGCTATTTTGAATACCGTAATATCTTCTTATCTAAGTTGCCAGATAAATTACCAACTTGGTTAGCATCAGCTAAAGAATTGTCTATTGAAGGTCTAACTAGATTAGTTGGAGGAATTGAAAGAGCTATGGAAGCTGTTAAAAATGCTGCTATTTATGAATTAACAAATGGTCAAGTTGAAGGGCAAGTCAATAAATTAAAAATGATAAAACGTAAAGGGTATGGAAGGGCAAAATTACCCTTTTTAGAAAAACAGATGATGATATTAAATGAGTTATAA
- a CDS encoding ISL3 family transposase: MISLSTFSSFGSFEFDGFSVDESNIVKKRIIHLKSISPSGKCPCCHTESNAKHSYYVRNLKDLSWSDSSVEVSLKVKKFYCKNIHCSRKIFTERFTQEIQPYARSTTRLQHQLMVLGLTIGVRALQRISSHLQLEYSTSSLLRFAHLFQVNDTNELTINCLGIDDWAFKKQVSYGTILVNLETRQPIALLPDRKVETVSKWLLAHPEIKIITRDGSSSYASAATKGAPQAEQISDKWHLLDNLSAVIRSYLEGYKSDIRTVCENISANEHEKLKSTLLSQKI, from the coding sequence ATGATATCACTCTCTACCTTTTCTAGTTTTGGTTCATTTGAATTTGATGGGTTCTCTGTCGATGAATCTAATATTGTAAAGAAAAGAATCATTCATTTAAAATCTATATCTCCTTCTGGAAAATGTCCTTGTTGTCATACAGAAAGTAATGCGAAACATAGCTATTATGTACGTAATCTCAAAGATTTATCCTGGTCAGATTCTAGTGTTGAAGTTTCCTTAAAAGTGAAAAAATTCTACTGTAAAAATATTCATTGTTCGAGGAAGATTTTTACTGAACGTTTTACTCAAGAAATACAACCTTATGCCCGTTCTACAACTAGATTACAACATCAATTAATGGTTTTAGGACTTACAATAGGTGTACGAGCATTACAACGAATATCATCACATCTTCAATTAGAATATTCCACTTCATCTTTGTTGCGTTTTGCTCATTTGTTTCAAGTGAATGATACTAATGAACTCACTATTAATTGTTTAGGTATTGATGATTGGGCGTTTAAAAAACAAGTTTCCTATGGTACTATTTTAGTGAATTTGGAAACTAGACAACCCATAGCTTTACTTCCTGATAGAAAAGTAGAGACCGTAAGTAAGTGGTTATTAGCACATCCTGAAATTAAAATAATTACCCGTGATGGGTCCAGTAGTTATGCATCAGCAGCAACAAAAGGAGCTCCTCAGGCAGAACAAATAAGTGATAAATGGCATCTATTAGATAATTTATCAGCTGTAATTAGAAGCTATTTAGAAGGATATAAAAGTGATATTAGAACAGTTTGTGAAAATATTTCAGCAAATGAACACGAAAAATTGAAGTCTACTCTTCTTTCTCAAAAGATTTAA
- a CDS encoding IS6 family transposase encodes MNTSPISFKGQRFPQEIILHAVYLKLRFSLSYRDIEELLSMRNLLIDHSSIQRWVDKYSPLLSEQMKKRKKFVGDSWYWDETYIKVNGVWMYLHRAVDKEGNTIDFYLSKNRDKKAALTFLRKAMGGNATPLKISIDKSGANISALDHLNEEYTLEGKPPIEKRCSKYLNNRIEQDHRFIKKRVKPMLGFKSFDSAEHTISGIETIRMIQKNQLSDRKGMSNFEAFKSLAA; translated from the coding sequence ATGAATACTTCCCCAATCTCTTTTAAAGGTCAGCGTTTTCCACAAGAAATCATTTTACATGCAGTTTATCTTAAACTTCGTTTTTCCCTTAGTTATCGAGATATTGAGGAGTTGCTTTCTATGCGTAATCTCCTAATAGATCATTCTAGCATTCAGCGTTGGGTCGATAAATATTCTCCTTTGTTATCAGAGCAAATGAAGAAGCGAAAAAAGTTTGTAGGAGACAGTTGGTATTGGGATGAGACGTATATCAAAGTGAATGGAGTGTGGATGTATTTACATAGAGCAGTAGATAAAGAAGGGAATACCATAGACTTTTATTTATCGAAAAACCGTGATAAGAAGGCAGCATTGACATTTTTACGAAAAGCAATGGGCGGTAATGCTACACCTTTAAAGATAAGTATAGACAAGAGTGGAGCTAATATTTCAGCATTAGATCACCTCAATGAAGAATATACATTAGAAGGTAAACCACCGATTGAAAAACGATGTAGTAAGTACCTTAATAATCGGATAGAACAGGATCATAGATTTATCAAAAAAAGAGTAAAACCTATGTTAGGGTTTAAAAGTTTTGATTCAGCAGAACATACAATTTCAGGAATAGAAACAATAAGAATGATCCAAAAAAATCAACTTTCTGACAGGAAGGGTATGTCTAATTTTGAAGCGTTCAAAAGCTTAGCTGCTTAG
- a CDS encoding transposase has product MNYNNYIGIDISKGKLDLAVLNQEGELILYQCLNDKKSIIKCLGEIFKESNLSKEDTLIIAESSGHYINPLIWSIIAENYLLWIEDGYQIANSQGIRRGKNDEKDAEMIAIYGKRFSDRCQLVEASSECIENLAYLNSERELLTKEMVKYDQQLTDHKEYVKPSFYLSRKKRYTELIANLKTHISEIEQEMEKLIENDPKLSHYAKLLRSIPGIGKQVSIATIIATKGFTKFTDPRKFACHVGVVPFEYKSGSSIRSAHKISQRANKKMKSLFHLASLVVIQLEGEFKDYYLRKQTENKMSIINAIRGKLIHIVFAVIKRNEPYTKEFKPSFQNCTN; this is encoded by the coding sequence ATGAATTATAATAATTACATTGGAATAGATATTTCAAAAGGTAAACTAGATTTAGCAGTATTAAATCAAGAGGGTGAACTAATTTTATATCAATGTTTGAATGATAAAAAATCAATTATAAAATGTTTAGGAGAAATATTTAAAGAATCAAATCTATCAAAAGAAGACACTTTAATTATAGCAGAAAGTAGTGGGCATTACATTAATCCCCTTATATGGTCTATCATAGCTGAAAATTATCTATTATGGATAGAAGATGGTTATCAAATAGCTAATAGTCAAGGAATAAGGAGGGGTAAAAATGATGAAAAAGATGCTGAAATGATAGCTATTTATGGTAAACGATTTTCGGATAGATGTCAACTAGTAGAAGCAAGTTCAGAATGTATTGAAAACCTCGCTTATCTCAATTCAGAACGAGAACTTTTAACAAAAGAGATGGTAAAGTATGATCAGCAACTTACTGACCATAAGGAGTATGTGAAACCTAGTTTCTATCTGTCAAGAAAGAAAAGATATACTGAACTTATAGCAAATTTGAAAACACATATTTCTGAAATAGAACAGGAAATGGAAAAGCTTATTGAAAATGATCCTAAGCTATCACATTATGCGAAATTACTTCGATCTATACCAGGTATTGGAAAACAAGTTTCTATCGCTACTATTATTGCAACAAAAGGCTTTACAAAATTTACTGATCCTAGAAAATTTGCGTGTCACGTTGGTGTAGTACCTTTTGAATACAAATCAGGGAGTAGTATTAGATCAGCTCATAAAATATCCCAGAGAGCGAATAAAAAGATGAAATCCCTTTTCCATTTAGCCTCACTTGTTGTGATTCAGCTAGAAGGAGAATTTAAAGATTATTACCTTCGAAAACAGACAGAAAATAAGATGTCAATAATTAATGCAATAAGGGGAAAGTTAATTCATATAGTTTTTGCTGTAATAAAAAGAAATGAACCCTATACAAAAGAATTTAAACCTTCATTTCAAAATTGTACTAATTAA
- a CDS encoding AAA family ATPase, with the protein MSTLIDNIKYFRKEKGLSQKEVAAKSEISLATYQRIEQGTSDVGMTDLSKISDVLGIGVDTLMKRRCTIITLANTKGGSGKTTMAIHISKQLKLLTGKKVLAFDTDIQESLSNVHSDDSIVDLVTFDHTKKFVSKESSIRTQLVNLSKEYDFIIIDTAGSFESFTFLSAIIEMSNILIVPFQLTRMSISGTEFIEELIVETNAHRSEQGKLPTKAVAVATMVNKRANEVKILKDIEFEGINVLTNVISNSVEYSRTDDLSTSFTNASIKKEFDKFMDELEKYTGLSN; encoded by the coding sequence ATGAGTACATTAATAGATAACATTAAATATTTTAGAAAAGAAAAAGGACTATCTCAAAAAGAAGTTGCGGCGAAATCAGAAATTTCCTTAGCAACTTACCAGAGAATAGAACAAGGAACTTCTGATGTCGGGATGACTGACCTTTCTAAAATTTCGGACGTACTGGGAATAGGTGTTGATACACTAATGAAAAGGCGTTGTACCATAATTACATTAGCAAATACTAAAGGTGGTAGTGGAAAGACTACTATGGCAATACATATATCAAAACAATTAAAATTACTAACGGGCAAAAAGGTGCTTGCGTTTGATACAGATATTCAGGAATCATTATCAAATGTACATTCTGACGATAGTATAGTTGATTTGGTAACTTTTGATCATACAAAGAAATTTGTGAGTAAGGAATCTTCTATCAGAACTCAATTGGTCAATCTTTCTAAGGAATACGACTTTATTATTATTGATACAGCAGGTTCGTTTGAATCTTTTACGTTCTTATCTGCAATTATTGAAATGTCTAATATTCTAATTGTTCCTTTCCAATTAACACGTATGTCTATTTCAGGCACTGAGTTTATTGAGGAATTGATCGTTGAAACAAATGCTCATAGAAGTGAGCAAGGAAAGTTACCTACCAAAGCGGTAGCTGTTGCTACAATGGTTAATAAGAGAGCAAACGAAGTAAAGATTTTAAAGGATATTGAGTTTGAAGGTATAAATGTACTAACCAACGTAATTAGTAATTCTGTAGAGTATAGTAGAACAGATGATTTATCTACTTCATTTACAAATGCATCTATAAAAAAAGAATTTGATAAATTTATGGATGAGCTGGAGAAATACACTGGTTTATCTAATTAA
- a CDS encoding ParB/RepB/Spo0J family partition protein, producing the protein MANLNINTNRKKKNRTVFDRAAQNEASIDRNNYIERNGIVILPELESYIRKQDVEEAELFRESIETEGIREPLLLVNIPGHDNLLIDGHHRYKASENSPTVPVKYITSLNTLDEVKVWMLKNQLGRRNLKDFERIELSEKLLSFNAKLGIEKRVQNASKNESANLHFRSEEESASPKKIDHTQNIADTANTSRRNTSKALKIIREAPEELKDLVRSGERSIHSAYQEITKKAKVEKAPKVNLKETSLQEKLNDSSNEITAKGKINTLDNTYLSFKNSLSKGNKELAKTELDNMIHLINELKANL; encoded by the coding sequence ATGGCAAATCTTAATATAAATACGAACCGTAAGAAAAAGAATAGAACAGTATTCGATAGGGCTGCCCAAAATGAAGCCTCTATTGATCGTAATAACTATATAGAAAGAAATGGAATCGTAATTCTTCCAGAGTTAGAATCTTATATCAGAAAACAAGATGTTGAAGAAGCTGAATTGTTTCGTGAATCTATAGAAACTGAAGGAATTAGAGAGCCACTTTTGTTGGTTAATATTCCTGGTCATGATAATCTCTTGATTGATGGTCACCATAGATATAAAGCTTCTGAGAACTCTCCTACTGTTCCGGTTAAATACATTACTTCACTAAATACTTTAGATGAGGTAAAAGTATGGATGCTTAAAAATCAGTTAGGACGTAGAAACTTAAAGGATTTTGAGCGTATTGAATTATCAGAAAAGTTATTGAGTTTTAATGCAAAACTTGGTATAGAAAAGCGAGTGCAAAATGCTTCAAAAAACGAAAGTGCAAATTTGCACTTTCGAAGTGAGGAAGAAAGTGCAAGCCCTAAAAAGATAGATCATACTCAAAATATTGCAGATACAGCCAATACATCAAGAAGAAATACATCAAAGGCTCTTAAGATTATCAGAGAAGCTCCTGAAGAATTAAAAGACCTGGTTCGCTCTGGAGAAAGATCAATTCATAGTGCATATCAAGAGATTACTAAGAAAGCGAAAGTTGAAAAAGCTCCAAAAGTCAATTTAAAAGAAACATCTCTTCAAGAAAAATTGAATGATTCTTCTAATGAAATTACAGCAAAAGGAAAAATTAATACTTTAGATAATACTTATCTATCATTTAAGAACTCTCTATCAAAAGGAAATAAAGAATTAGCGAAAACAGAGCTAGATAATATGATTCATTTAATTAATGAATTGAAAGCCAACCTTTAG
- a CDS encoding replication initiation protein produces the protein MNAQDIVKKHSKLILYNETKGLSAVEQKLFIYCIAKAVRANDIDTFHSISIREFTGKKNPSIYDYRKAKKALFALQQMKPLYVELDGKFKSIVIFPTLQGDARSIDNDKDIDKIELAYKLNDELKPLIIDLKEAYTEYLYSTVSKMKSSFAIRLYEILLQQAKFNKPYSITVDNLKIKFGIQDVKTYATYSQFKRAVIEKSINEINEKTDISGYYEEEKQGKKVYKLTFFFTLDSTHKDEEADILALSPEESLVYNVLPDEKTKQTYLKQIGKLPKTSSNTKDVQTDEIKTKKAPTQQTLFDESTPSVSPEFKEKLDKLSMRLGEIGLEKSVIKVALNKYTENPQWKIWPEVNNVRMAIKDGKDFPNKHTLKKVINES, from the coding sequence ATGAATGCACAGGATATAGTAAAAAAACATAGTAAACTCATATTGTACAACGAAACAAAGGGTTTATCAGCAGTGGAACAGAAACTGTTTATCTATTGTATTGCTAAAGCAGTAAGGGCAAATGATATAGATACGTTTCATTCTATTAGCATTCGTGAATTTACAGGAAAGAAAAACCCTAGTATATATGACTATCGTAAAGCAAAGAAAGCTCTTTTTGCATTACAACAAATGAAGCCACTGTATGTTGAATTAGATGGTAAGTTTAAGTCTATAGTGATCTTTCCAACCCTTCAAGGGGATGCTAGGAGCATAGACAACGATAAAGACATAGACAAGATAGAATTAGCCTATAAGCTTAATGATGAGTTAAAACCGCTTATTATAGACCTTAAGGAAGCATATACAGAATACCTATATTCTACAGTGAGTAAGATGAAGTCTTCTTTTGCAATTAGACTTTATGAGATCCTTTTACAGCAAGCTAAGTTTAACAAGCCGTATTCTATTACAGTAGATAACCTTAAGATCAAATTTGGCATTCAAGATGTTAAAACTTATGCTACGTATTCTCAGTTTAAACGTGCAGTTATAGAAAAATCTATAAATGAAATTAATGAGAAAACAGACATTAGTGGGTACTATGAAGAAGAGAAGCAAGGTAAAAAGGTGTATAAACTGACGTTCTTTTTTACGTTGGATAGTACACATAAAGATGAGGAAGCAGATATTTTAGCACTATCACCAGAAGAATCACTTGTTTATAATGTATTACCTGACGAAAAGACAAAACAGACTTACTTAAAGCAAATAGGGAAACTACCTAAAACGTCAAGTAATACTAAAGATGTACAAACTGACGAAATAAAAACAAAGAAAGCTCCAACACAGCAAACTCTCTTTGATGAAAGTACACCGAGTGTATCACCAGAGTTTAAAGAGAAATTAGATAAACTGTCTATGAGGCTAGGGGAGATTGGTTTAGAGAAAAGTGTTATAAAAGTAGCTTTGAATAAATATACTGAGAACCCTCAATGGAAAATTTGGCCAGAAGTGAATAACGTAAGAATGGCTATTAAGGATGGTAAAGATTTTCCTAATAAGCATACTTTGAAGAAAGTGATTAATGAGAGTTGA
- a CDS encoding transposase, producing the protein MHKAILNKYVNRYIPKIKRGRQVKVPIWKILNAIFYKIKTGVQWHLLPLKEFFGNLSISYQSVYYHYNKWCKIGVFHKIYDNLLKDYKRLLDCSILNFDGSHSPTKRGGEKVGYQGRKKAKTTNMLILSDKTGIPLAISPGISGDHHDLYEIEFFTHKILENTSQIIGNMEGLFLNADAGFDSKKFIHLLNEHSIFPNVDKNKRNSKSQYLLDYVFDDELYKFRFSVEQTNAWIDNYKSLIIRCMTSIKNWEQSHYIAFISILKMNYYRIFSNC; encoded by the coding sequence ATGCATAAAGCAATACTAAATAAGTATGTAAATAGATATATTCCAAAAATTAAAAGAGGACGACAGGTGAAAGTACCTATTTGGAAAATACTGAACGCAATCTTTTATAAGATAAAAACAGGAGTTCAATGGCATTTATTACCATTAAAAGAGTTTTTTGGTAATTTATCAATTTCTTATCAATCAGTTTATTACCACTATAATAAATGGTGTAAAATAGGGGTGTTTCATAAAATCTATGATAACTTATTAAAAGATTATAAGAGACTTTTAGATTGTTCAATTCTAAATTTTGATGGTAGTCATAGCCCTACGAAAAGAGGAGGAGAAAAGGTTGGTTACCAAGGACGTAAAAAAGCAAAGACTACTAATATGTTAATTCTATCAGATAAAACAGGTATACCTTTAGCAATTTCTCCTGGGATTTCAGGAGATCATCATGATTTGTATGAGATAGAATTTTTCACTCATAAAATATTAGAAAACACCTCACAAATTATAGGTAATATGGAAGGTTTATTTTTAAATGCTGATGCAGGTTTTGATAGTAAAAAGTTTATTCACTTACTGAATGAACACTCTATTTTTCCAAATGTGGATAAGAATAAAAGGAATAGTAAAAGTCAATATTTATTAGATTATGTATTTGATGATGAGTTATATAAATTTAGATTTTCTGTAGAGCAAACAAATGCATGGATAGATAATTATAAATCTTTAATCATTCGATGTATGACTTCAATCAAAAATTGGGAGCAATCACATTATATTGCTTTTATAAGTATACTTAAAATGAACTATTATAGAATATTTTCAAATTGTTAA
- a CDS encoding agmatine deiminase family protein produces MVTDFEVNKVYVSDILSKKDEFQPIFSELKAILERHKVPLTLLPKTKDIWARDYMPVQVSNSKFVEFRYDPDYLQGARKGYRNLKSYPDIICDEIGLFTVKADIILDGGNMVKSKRTLIMTDKIFHENRNDYTKKELMNQLHSLFEIETIITIPQDPLDKYGHTDGMLRFINEDTVLVNSFYENDKSIVSALNKTNLSAEFLKYEVNVLDKRSWAYMNFLQTKDLILLPKFNIDEDALALEQIRSLYPHYKSKIEQIDMTNIVKHGGVLNCITWTTL; encoded by the coding sequence ATGGTTACTGACTTTGAAGTAAATAAAGTTTATGTTTCTGATATTTTATCAAAAAAAGATGAGTTCCAACCTATTTTTAGCGAACTAAAAGCAATATTAGAAAGACATAAAGTACCACTAACATTATTACCTAAAACTAAAGATATTTGGGCTAGAGATTATATGCCTGTACAGGTTTCTAATAGTAAATTTGTGGAGTTTAGATATGACCCTGATTATTTACAAGGAGCTAGAAAAGGGTATAGAAACCTAAAATCCTACCCTGATATTATATGTGATGAGATAGGATTGTTTACCGTAAAAGCGGATATCATACTTGATGGTGGAAATATGGTGAAGTCAAAAAGAACTCTGATAATGACAGATAAAATATTTCACGAAAATCGGAATGATTATACCAAAAAGGAATTGATGAATCAGTTACATTCTTTATTTGAAATTGAAACTATCATTACAATACCACAAGATCCTCTTGATAAATATGGTCATACTGATGGTATGTTACGGTTTATCAATGAAGATACAGTATTAGTAAACTCTTTTTATGAGAATGATAAATCAATAGTGTCCGCTTTAAATAAGACGAACTTAAGTGCTGAATTTTTAAAGTATGAAGTGAATGTCCTTGATAAAAGGAGTTGGGCGTATATGAATTTCTTACAAACAAAAGATCTAATTCTACTTCCTAAATTTAATATTGATGAAGATGCTTTAGCTCTAGAGCAGATAAGGAGCCTCTACCCTCATTATAAAAGTAAAATTGAGCAAATTGATATGACAAATATTGTCAAGCATGGAGGTGTCTTGAACTGTATTACTTGGACAACATTATAA
- a CDS encoding winged helix-turn-helix domain-containing protein, protein MPDTKYSALFKKVKELQKEGKLSQRVIAKELGMNRDAVGRYFKLDAYPRNFSEPIDEKNIALLFANFGKMVNEVPRRYGEK, encoded by the coding sequence TTGCCTGATACTAAATACTCTGCATTATTTAAAAAAGTAAAAGAACTACAAAAAGAAGGTAAATTATCACAAAGGGTAATTGCTAAGGAATTAGGTATGAATAGAGATGCAGTCGGAAGATATTTTAAGTTGGATGCTTATCCACGTAATTTTTCTGAGCCTATAGATGAAAAAAATATAGCTCTTTTATTCGCAAACTTTGGAAAAATGGTGAACGAAGTGCCAAGGAGATATGGCGAAAAATAA
- a CDS encoding helix-turn-helix domain-containing protein, with protein MVRSNTQILIKQIRLEKKMTQHQLADFCDLPRSYISKLEGGTTHPTLEMLFRVCKGLEIKPSSFVKRLEEF; from the coding sequence ATGGTACGAAGCAATACTCAAATACTGATTAAGCAGATAAGGCTTGAAAAGAAAATGACTCAGCATCAACTTGCTGATTTCTGTGATTTACCTAGAAGTTATATTTCAAAACTGGAGGGAGGAACAACTCACCCTACTTTGGAAATGCTATTTAGAGTTTGTAAGGGTTTAGAGATTAAACCATCCTCTTTTGTTAAGAGGCTTGAAGAATTTTAA
- a CDS encoding recombinase family protein, which produces MRVYAYLRASTKDQDAYRAKASLLEFGRKLNLKVSGWFIENESGAKLERPELFKLLEYAEPGDAILIEQIDRITRLSENDWQKLKSLILDNQLKVISMDLPTSHTFARTEDEFQRRVMSAVNGMMLDILAATARKDYVDRKRRQAEGVQKAKAEGKYKGRPENLELQAKIKELLADGKSYSQIQNLLGCSRHTISKVRKKDLI; this is translated from the coding sequence ATGAGAGTTTACGCCTACCTTCGCGCTTCTACAAAAGACCAAGATGCTTACAGAGCCAAAGCATCATTATTAGAATTTGGAAGAAAACTGAACTTGAAAGTTTCAGGTTGGTTTATTGAAAATGAATCTGGAGCAAAGTTAGAACGCCCAGAACTTTTTAAGCTGTTGGAATATGCTGAACCAGGAGATGCCATATTGATTGAACAAATTGATAGAATTACCAGACTTTCAGAAAACGATTGGCAAAAACTGAAATCACTGATTTTAGACAATCAACTAAAAGTAATTTCAATGGACCTCCCAACAAGCCACACCTTTGCTAGAACCGAAGATGAGTTTCAGCGAAGAGTGATGTCTGCTGTTAATGGAATGATGCTAGATATTTTAGCAGCAACTGCTCGCAAAGATTATGTAGATCGTAAGCGAAGACAAGCAGAAGGAGTACAAAAAGCAAAAGCCGAAGGAAAGTACAAAGGCAGACCTGAGAACCTGGAACTTCAGGCAAAAATTAAGGAGCTTTTGGCTGATGGAAAAAGCTACTCACAGATACAAAATTTATTAGGTTGCTCTAGGCATACTATTAGTAAGGTGAGGAAGAAAGATCTTATTTAA